The following proteins are co-located in the Haloarcula marismortui ATCC 43049 genome:
- a CDS encoding dihydrodipicolinate synthase family protein has protein sequence MADSFDVLTPLVTPFDADGNLDVAGIESLVQHVVAAGVDGIVPCGTTGEFETLSPQEYRTVVRTAATTAPDDCRVIVGTAATDVATVHKRMAFAAEQGADSTLVVPSYYGGQASGAGNEAFFDAVLADAPLPVYLYNIPGAVGQELSIETVAALAQSDAVAGLKDSSGDLPYVTAVMNQTPADFTVYQGHDGLFVPSIVLGGDGGISALSHLLFDELEQAGTAVASGNVAQARTVQRDVLSPLSDACAEFGFAPTVKALLADRGVIDHATVRPPRTSLSSDAVASVTERLE, from the coding sequence TACTGACGCCGCTGGTGACACCGTTCGACGCCGACGGCAACCTCGATGTCGCTGGCATAGAGTCGCTGGTCCAGCACGTCGTAGCGGCCGGCGTCGACGGCATCGTTCCCTGCGGGACGACTGGCGAGTTCGAGACGCTGTCGCCGCAGGAGTACCGGACCGTCGTCCGAACCGCAGCGACGACAGCGCCCGACGACTGCCGCGTCATCGTCGGGACGGCCGCCACCGACGTTGCGACTGTCCACAAGCGGATGGCGTTTGCCGCCGAGCAGGGCGCAGACAGCACGCTGGTCGTGCCGTCGTACTACGGCGGCCAGGCGAGCGGAGCGGGCAACGAGGCGTTCTTCGACGCGGTACTGGCCGACGCGCCGCTGCCCGTCTACCTCTACAACATCCCCGGGGCCGTCGGACAGGAACTCTCCATCGAGACGGTCGCCGCGCTCGCTCAGTCCGACGCCGTCGCGGGACTCAAGGACTCCTCGGGCGACCTCCCGTACGTCACCGCGGTCATGAATCAGACGCCTGCGGATTTCACCGTCTACCAGGGCCACGACGGCCTGTTCGTCCCGTCAATTGTGCTGGGCGGCGACGGTGGCATCAGCGCGCTCTCGCACCTACTGTTTGACGAACTGGAGCAGGCGGGTACTGCCGTCGCAAGCGGCAATGTTGCACAGGCCAGAACAGTCCAGCGGGACGTCCTCTCGCCGCTCTCGGACGCGTGTGCCGAATTCGGTTTTGCGCCAACGGTGAAGGCGCTGCTCGCCGACCGCGGCGTCATCGACCACGCGACGGTGCGACCGCCCAGAACCTCGCTTTCGTCGGACGCGGTCGCGTCGGTGACCGAACGGCTGGAGTGA
- a CDS encoding ArsR/SmtB family transcription factor, translating into MSLLPSRGPDTSTSQDGELQVVGVDEDVSAVLDALSSETAREILNTVYEEPGTPSELADRLDMSIQKVSYHLEKLEDEELIAVAGVQYSEKGQEMKVYEPPDDPLVLFVGTQDRKQSLRSLVRRVLPVIGILTAASVMLQLLLGQFPVQFGSSGAGDAGTAGDGAQGGGDVERLDAANQTAATADTTPTPTAADDGGFQVAEATEAPEATPAPKSTPAPEADTPVEVMTEEARQLTTDAAASGGFQIEPGVAFFLGGLLVLTLYVSFWAYRNYR; encoded by the coding sequence ATGTCGTTGCTGCCCTCCCGCGGTCCCGACACAAGCACCTCACAGGACGGGGAGCTACAGGTCGTCGGGGTCGACGAAGATGTCTCGGCCGTACTCGATGCCCTCTCCTCGGAAACGGCCAGAGAAATACTCAACACGGTCTACGAGGAGCCGGGGACACCCTCAGAACTGGCCGACCGGCTCGATATGTCGATACAGAAGGTCTCCTATCATCTGGAGAAACTGGAAGACGAGGAACTCATCGCTGTCGCCGGGGTCCAGTACTCAGAGAAAGGCCAGGAGATGAAGGTGTACGAGCCCCCGGATGACCCGCTGGTGCTGTTTGTCGGCACACAGGACCGCAAGCAATCGCTCCGGTCGCTCGTCCGCCGCGTTTTGCCTGTTATCGGCATCCTCACTGCGGCCAGCGTCATGCTGCAACTCCTGCTCGGGCAGTTCCCGGTCCAGTTCGGGAGCTCCGGGGCCGGCGACGCAGGAACCGCCGGTGACGGTGCGCAGGGTGGCGGAGACGTCGAGCGTCTGGACGCGGCGAACCAGACAGCCGCGACGGCCGATACCACACCGACCCCGACAGCGGCGGACGACGGCGGATTCCAGGTGGCGGAGGCGACGGAGGCCCCAGAAGCCACGCCGGCCCCGAAAAGCACTCCGGCTCCGGAGGCCGACACCCCGGTCGAAGTAATGACCGAGGAGGCGCGGCAACTGACGACCGACGCCGCGGCCAGTGGCGGCTTCCAAATTGAGCCCGGTGTGGCCTTCTTCCTCGGCGGGTTGCTGGTCCTGACGCTGTACGTCTCGTTCTGGGCGTACAGAAACTACCGCTAA
- a CDS encoding class I SAM-dependent methyltransferase, with the protein MKKSLDEHAERFSDHADAYDEDQDSAAYRACVNFVVDHAAPESDDVVLDLGTGTGAIAFALASDAAEIIGRDISDGMLEKAREKADGRGVENVSFGDGRFRAPNVDRPVDIVTSNFAMHHLGDDEKREAIDTIADLGPRRIVLGDVMLFGDDDPDAPFYSPEVDDPATVGVLADAFTDAGYALTAVEMVTEQAGVLVAERVKSD; encoded by the coding sequence ATGAAGAAATCACTCGACGAGCACGCCGAGCGGTTCTCCGACCACGCCGACGCGTACGACGAGGACCAGGATTCGGCGGCGTATCGCGCCTGCGTCAATTTCGTTGTCGACCACGCGGCCCCCGAGAGCGACGACGTGGTACTTGACCTCGGCACGGGCACCGGAGCGATTGCGTTCGCACTCGCGTCCGACGCAGCGGAGATTATCGGCCGCGACATCAGCGACGGGATGCTGGAGAAAGCTCGGGAGAAAGCCGACGGGCGAGGCGTCGAGAACGTTTCCTTCGGCGACGGCCGCTTCCGCGCTCCGAACGTCGACCGGCCGGTGGACATCGTCACATCGAACTTTGCGATGCACCATCTTGGCGACGACGAGAAACGCGAGGCTATCGACACAATCGCCGACCTGGGGCCGCGGCGCATTGTCCTCGGGGACGTGATGCTGTTTGGCGACGACGACCCCGACGCACCATTTTACAGCCCTGAAGTCGACGACCCGGCGACGGTCGGCGTCCTCGCTGATGCCTTCACCGATGCCGGCTACGCACTGACGGCCGTCGAGATGGTTACCGAGCAGGCTGGCGTGTTGGTCGCCGAACGCGTTAAATCGGACTGA
- a CDS encoding MBL fold metallo-hydrolase: MRLTFLGTGSAMPTGSRMQSGYLLERDGNRLLVDCGSGVLHSLAQTDTGYEGVDTVLLTHHHLDHVSDLDVLMKARWLAGETDLTIAGPPGTSDLVRDLLETHDYMQDRLDLTLRDLDGGPFELAGFSGDTCETRHSMQCFAYRLSVDDGPAITLGADSEAFTDLIEFADGSAVLVHDCSFPDDVDVSNHPTPTTLGETLRDADAEVGRVYLTHLYPHTEGRHEEMLESIADSYDGDVQFAEDSLTITVS; encoded by the coding sequence ATGCGTCTCACGTTTCTCGGCACCGGCAGCGCCATGCCCACCGGCTCTCGAATGCAGTCCGGCTATCTGCTGGAGCGCGACGGGAACCGGCTGCTCGTCGACTGTGGTAGCGGCGTGTTGCACTCGCTGGCACAGACCGACACGGGGTACGAAGGCGTCGACACTGTCTTGCTGACTCACCACCATCTGGACCACGTTTCCGACCTCGACGTGCTGATGAAGGCCCGCTGGCTGGCCGGTGAGACGGACCTCACGATAGCTGGCCCGCCGGGGACGAGCGATCTGGTTCGGGACCTGCTCGAAACACACGACTACATGCAGGACCGACTGGACCTGACACTCAGGGATCTCGATGGCGGGCCCTTCGAACTGGCTGGGTTCAGCGGCGACACCTGCGAGACGCGCCACTCGATGCAGTGTTTCGCTTACCGGCTTTCCGTCGATGACGGGCCAGCAATAACGCTCGGCGCTGACTCCGAGGCGTTCACGGATCTCATCGAGTTCGCCGACGGGTCGGCCGTACTCGTCCACGACTGTTCGTTCCCGGACGATGTGGACGTGTCGAACCACCCGACGCCGACAACACTCGGAGAGACGCTGCGCGATGCCGACGCCGAGGTCGGGCGCGTGTACCTCACCCACCTGTACCCACACACGGAAGGGCGACACGAGGAGATGCTTGAGTCGATAGCGGACAGCTACGATGGCGACGTGCAGTTTGCCGAGGACAGCCTGACGATAACAGTTAGCTAG
- a CDS encoding sensor histidine kinase produces MSFEEQQDFARQVADLNKYGQALNRCESVDEVVSLTLEAMSLLFEFSYSTFVEVRDDELRVVHSTNPNLVQGEPPSDLARRAQEAGETLVEQGADAAVTADSDVTGALAVPSRMGDEVTAVLVTRSQTVEEFGDEYVRPMEILATHAATAISNIRSRERLERAHRDLERRKEMIEMYDRLLRHDLGNDLQVIAGFADVVAGQVDGQTEEYAGKIQRAAESAADLIQRVGDLVSTLEAQDNPEPQDLESVLGDTVRDVRDNYGSLTVDFAQSDFEYQVYGGDLLDSVFTNIMSNAAVHNEGDVHMRVHPAEVSPDEVTVCFADDGDGVSPDLREDIFQMGVKGQESSGTGFGLGFVRALTESYGGSVSVGESDAGGAEFRVTLERI; encoded by the coding sequence ATGTCGTTCGAAGAACAACAGGACTTTGCCAGACAGGTCGCCGACCTGAACAAATACGGCCAGGCACTCAACCGCTGCGAGTCCGTCGATGAAGTCGTCTCGCTCACGCTCGAAGCGATGTCGCTGCTGTTCGAGTTCTCGTACTCTACGTTCGTCGAGGTTCGCGACGACGAGCTCCGCGTCGTCCACAGTACGAACCCGAACCTCGTGCAGGGCGAGCCACCGAGTGACTTGGCTCGACGGGCGCAGGAGGCCGGCGAAACGCTGGTCGAACAGGGCGCTGATGCCGCTGTCACGGCCGACTCGGATGTGACGGGTGCGCTGGCTGTCCCGTCCCGGATGGGCGATGAGGTGACTGCGGTGTTGGTCACTCGGTCACAGACCGTCGAGGAGTTCGGAGACGAATACGTCAGACCGATGGAAATTCTTGCCACCCACGCCGCGACGGCCATCTCCAATATCCGCTCTCGCGAACGGCTAGAGCGGGCTCATCGGGATCTGGAACGGCGAAAGGAGATGATTGAGATGTACGACCGACTGCTCCGCCACGACCTGGGTAACGACCTGCAGGTCATTGCTGGGTTCGCCGATGTCGTCGCTGGACAGGTCGACGGCCAGACTGAGGAGTACGCCGGCAAGATCCAGCGCGCGGCCGAGAGCGCCGCCGACCTCATCCAGCGCGTCGGCGACCTCGTCTCGACGCTGGAAGCTCAGGACAACCCGGAGCCACAGGACCTCGAATCGGTCCTCGGGGACACGGTGCGTGATGTCAGAGACAACTACGGGTCACTGACTGTCGATTTTGCGCAGTCAGACTTCGAGTATCAGGTGTACGGCGGTGACCTGCTCGACTCGGTGTTCACGAACATCATGTCCAACGCGGCGGTCCACAACGAGGGCGATGTCCACATGCGAGTGCATCCGGCGGAAGTCAGCCCCGACGAAGTTACGGTCTGTTTCGCCGACGACGGGGACGGTGTCTCGCCGGACTTGCGCGAGGATATTTTCCAGATGGGTGTGAAGGGCCAGGAGAGTTCGGGGACCGGCTTCGGCCTCGGGTTCGTTCGGGCGCTGACTGAATCCTACGGCGGCAGCGTCAGCGTGGGCGAAAGCGACGCTGGCGGGGCCGAGTTCCGCGTCACGCTCGAACGCATCTAG
- a CDS encoding mRNA surveillance protein pelota: MQIQSQETTAEGAERIEVVPETLDDLWHLSYVIEPGDLVSGDTTRRIQRNDDNLRDKGGEREPMWIQIEVTDVEFAKFANRLRVGGEIVDCSREDQLGFHHTLNVEEHTELTVEKHLKPDQADRLEEAVEATENPDVAIATVEEGEAHVHTVAQYGTEERATITSTTGKGEYARPRKELFDELASVLKRQDVDAYILAGPGFTKQDALDHFQDEIPDIAEQITVVDTSAVGDRGVHEVLKRGAVEDVQQQTRIAEEADYIDELMARIGSGSEVAYGPEEVAKAADYGAIETLLVLDERLRLERAGEGDWDIDVDQIIETTEQKGGDVTVFSAEFAPGQQLSNLGGVAALLRYRLD; this comes from the coding sequence ATGCAAATACAGAGTCAGGAGACCACCGCGGAAGGGGCAGAACGCATCGAGGTGGTCCCCGAGACGCTTGACGACCTCTGGCACCTCTCGTATGTCATCGAGCCGGGGGACCTCGTCTCTGGCGACACGACGCGGCGCATCCAGCGCAACGATGACAACCTCCGGGACAAAGGCGGCGAGCGCGAGCCGATGTGGATTCAGATCGAGGTCACCGACGTGGAGTTCGCGAAGTTCGCCAACCGCCTCCGTGTCGGCGGCGAAATTGTCGATTGCTCCCGCGAGGACCAGCTGGGCTTTCACCACACGCTCAACGTCGAGGAACACACCGAACTCACCGTCGAGAAGCACCTCAAGCCCGATCAGGCCGACCGTCTGGAAGAGGCCGTCGAGGCGACGGAGAACCCCGACGTGGCGATTGCGACCGTAGAGGAAGGAGAGGCTCACGTCCACACTGTCGCCCAGTACGGCACCGAGGAGCGAGCGACGATCACCTCGACGACCGGGAAGGGGGAGTACGCCCGTCCACGGAAGGAACTGTTCGACGAGCTGGCGTCAGTCCTCAAGCGGCAGGACGTGGACGCCTACATCCTTGCGGGTCCCGGCTTCACCAAACAGGACGCGCTGGACCACTTTCAGGACGAGATTCCCGATATCGCCGAACAGATTACTGTCGTCGACACGTCCGCTGTCGGTGACCGCGGTGTCCACGAAGTACTCAAACGCGGCGCTGTCGAGGACGTCCAGCAGCAGACCCGCATCGCCGAGGAGGCGGACTACATCGACGAACTGATGGCGCGCATCGGCTCAGGCTCGGAGGTGGCCTACGGACCGGAAGAAGTCGCCAAGGCGGCCGACTACGGCGCTATCGAGACGCTGCTCGTGCTGGACGAACGACTCCGGCTGGAGCGGGCCGGCGAGGGCGACTGGGATATCGATGTCGACCAGATCATCGAAACGACAGAACAGAAAGGCGGCGACGTAACCGTCTTCTCCGCGGAGTTTGCGCCCGGACAGCAACTCTCGAATCTGGGCGGTGTCGCGGCGCTACTGCGTTACCGCCTCGATTGA
- a CDS encoding DUF4013 domain-containing protein, producing the protein MFQEALSYPRDSDSAVKTIAIGGVLLFLSFLVVPVFFVLGYIARTLRAVLDDEAEPPVFDDWGDLGMDGLKVFAIGFAYSLVPAAIALAAVFASGATLGLGGNGAGSGLAVGLIALVATLAVTVLSLAIAYVLPAAIVAYVRTDSIAAAFAPDELRRLAFSRTYATGWLVAFGISLIAGVLIGVLNAVVIGAVLAPFVTFYANVAGTYAIGTAVRDMPATDAGDETPATGSVA; encoded by the coding sequence ATGTTCCAAGAAGCACTATCGTATCCGCGGGACAGCGACAGCGCAGTGAAAACCATCGCCATCGGGGGCGTGTTGCTGTTCCTGAGTTTCCTCGTCGTGCCGGTGTTCTTCGTCCTCGGCTATATCGCCCGGACACTCCGAGCGGTGCTGGACGATGAGGCCGAACCGCCGGTGTTCGACGACTGGGGCGACCTGGGTATGGACGGCCTGAAGGTGTTCGCTATCGGATTCGCCTACTCACTCGTCCCGGCGGCCATCGCCCTTGCGGCGGTGTTCGCAAGCGGTGCGACGCTAGGTCTGGGCGGCAACGGGGCCGGAAGCGGACTGGCTGTCGGCCTCATTGCCCTCGTCGCGACGCTCGCGGTGACCGTACTTTCGCTCGCTATCGCGTACGTGCTCCCGGCCGCAATCGTCGCGTACGTTCGCACGGACAGCATCGCGGCGGCGTTCGCACCGGACGAACTTCGCCGGCTCGCGTTCAGCCGGACCTACGCCACTGGCTGGCTGGTCGCGTTCGGTATCAGCCTGATCGCCGGCGTCCTCATCGGCGTCCTGAACGCTGTCGTCATCGGCGCGGTGCTGGCCCCCTTCGTGACGTTCTACGCGAACGTGGCGGGGACCTACGCCATCGGAACGGCCGTGCGGGATATGCCCGCCACTGACGCAGGCGATGAGACGCCCGCGACAGGCTCGGTTGCCTGA
- a CDS encoding AIR synthase family protein — protein sequence MSDLGKIDRDLFDTVIYPELGADREDVTLGPTHGIDFGVIDVGGDALVTATDPLSVLPDLGFERAGRFALDVVLADVAVSGIPPSHLSVTFTLPPEMTDDELAAMWHGFAERAEEVGVSVVTGHTARYSGVDYSWVGGATVLGVGPHEDIVRPDGARPGDKLVVGTGPGAEVTGLFATLFPTQIGLSPDRTATAQERLADTALVEDAMAATNAGNVMAMHDATEGGITGALIEMADGAGVRFDVDSDAMPLADGVGALCDALDIDPWHVSSCGTLLAAVDPADADDVVGALRDRGTPAAVVGEVTDGEGLYVDGARQSHPGADPSWEAFASLQAAADGTPDQQ from the coding sequence ATGAGCGACCTCGGGAAAATCGACCGCGACCTGTTCGATACCGTCATTTACCCGGAACTGGGCGCGGACCGAGAAGACGTGACGCTGGGGCCGACGCACGGCATTGACTTCGGCGTCATCGACGTGGGCGGTGACGCTCTCGTCACAGCCACCGACCCGCTGTCGGTGCTCCCCGATCTGGGGTTCGAACGGGCTGGTCGGTTTGCACTCGATGTGGTACTTGCCGACGTTGCCGTTTCCGGCATCCCGCCGTCGCATCTCTCAGTGACGTTCACGCTCCCGCCCGAGATGACAGACGACGAACTGGCGGCGATGTGGCACGGCTTCGCTGAACGGGCCGAAGAAGTCGGCGTGAGCGTCGTCACCGGCCACACCGCCCGGTATTCGGGCGTCGACTATTCATGGGTCGGTGGCGCAACGGTGCTTGGCGTCGGGCCCCACGAGGACATCGTCCGCCCGGACGGCGCACGACCGGGCGACAAACTGGTCGTCGGGACCGGTCCCGGTGCGGAAGTCACGGGCCTGTTCGCGACCCTCTTCCCGACGCAGATCGGGCTGTCGCCCGACCGAACCGCCACTGCACAGGAACGTCTGGCCGACACCGCACTCGTCGAGGACGCCATGGCTGCGACGAACGCTGGAAACGTGATGGCGATGCACGACGCCACCGAGGGCGGCATCACTGGTGCGCTCATCGAGATGGCCGACGGTGCGGGCGTCCGATTCGACGTGGACAGCGATGCGATGCCGCTTGCTGACGGCGTCGGCGCGCTCTGTGACGCGCTCGATATCGACCCCTGGCACGTCAGCAGTTGCGGGACGCTCCTGGCCGCCGTCGACCCCGCAGATGCCGACGATGTTGTCGGTGCGCTCCGCGACCGCGGGACGCCGGCCGCCGTCGTCGGCGAAGTGACCGACGGTGAGGGGCTGTACGTCGACGGCGCCCGGCAGTCCCACCCTGGAGCGGACCCCTCGTGGGAGGCGTTCGCCAGCTTACAGGCGGCCGCCGACGGCACCCCTGACCAGCAGTGA
- the rqcH gene encoding ribosome rescue protein RqcH, whose product MDHKRELTSVDLAALEGELAGYEGAKLDKAYLYPEDDLVRLKLRDFDRGRVEFLIEVGDVKRAHVADQSHVPDAPGRPPDFAMMLRNRLSGADLVRVEQFEFDRIIELEFDREDASTTIVAELFGDGNVAVLDEYGEVIDCLETVRLKSRTVAPGTPYEFPSARFNPMTVDYDGFVARIKESDADLVRTLATQLNFGGLYGEELCTRAGIDYNVAVDDLDESDFERLYELIDEMGTRLREGDVDPRVYYETLDDGDGAGNGESGDDPDRRRIDVTPIPLAEYEELYSESFTEFNPALDDYFFNFQREEEVEGGETQRPDFEAEIEKQQRIIQQQEQAIEDFEADAEVEREKAELLYANYDLVDDVLSTVQAARQDDVSWDDIEAKFDEGADRGIAAAEAVVSLDGSEGTVTLDIDGTRVTVDAFTGVEKNADELYKEAKRIEEKKEGALAAIENTREDLEAVKERREEWEADDGEDEADNDEAEDEPTDWLSMQSIPTRSTERWYEQFRWFHTSDGFLVIGGRDADDNEELVQKYLEGGDKFFHAQAHGGPVTVLKATGPSEPSKEVEFPQSSLDQAAQFAVSYSSVWKDGKFAGDVYMVDPDQVSKTPESGEYLEKGGFAVRGDRTYFEGTPAGVAVGITCDDETRVIGGPPAAIEGQAATSITVEPGQYAQNDIAKRLYREFKERFADETFVRKVASPDQIQEFLPPGGSRMTED is encoded by the coding sequence ATGGACCACAAGCGGGAACTGACGAGCGTCGACCTCGCCGCTCTTGAGGGCGAACTCGCCGGCTACGAGGGCGCGAAGCTCGACAAGGCGTACCTCTACCCCGAGGACGACCTCGTCAGACTGAAGCTCCGGGACTTCGACCGCGGCCGCGTCGAGTTCCTCATCGAAGTCGGTGATGTCAAGCGCGCCCACGTTGCCGACCAGAGCCACGTCCCCGACGCGCCGGGTCGGCCGCCGGACTTCGCGATGATGCTCCGGAACCGGCTGTCGGGCGCTGACCTCGTCCGCGTCGAGCAGTTCGAGTTCGACCGCATCATCGAACTGGAGTTCGACCGCGAGGACGCGTCGACGACTATCGTCGCGGAGCTGTTCGGCGACGGGAACGTCGCCGTGCTGGACGAATACGGCGAGGTCATCGACTGTCTTGAAACGGTCAGGCTCAAATCCCGAACCGTCGCACCCGGGACGCCCTACGAATTCCCGTCGGCGCGGTTCAACCCGATGACTGTCGATTACGACGGGTTTGTCGCTCGCATCAAGGAATCCGACGCTGACCTCGTGCGGACGCTGGCGACGCAACTGAACTTCGGCGGCCTCTACGGCGAGGAACTGTGTACCCGCGCCGGCATCGACTACAACGTCGCCGTCGACGACCTCGATGAGTCCGATTTCGAGCGGCTGTACGAACTCATCGACGAGATGGGGACGCGCCTGCGTGAGGGAGATGTCGACCCGCGGGTGTACTACGAAACGCTCGACGACGGTGACGGTGCAGGCAACGGGGAATCCGGCGATGACCCGGACCGCCGGCGCATCGACGTGACGCCGATTCCGCTGGCGGAGTACGAAGAACTCTACAGCGAATCTTTCACGGAGTTCAACCCCGCGCTGGACGACTACTTCTTCAATTTCCAGCGGGAGGAGGAAGTCGAGGGCGGCGAAACACAGCGCCCGGACTTCGAGGCCGAGATAGAGAAACAGCAGCGCATCATCCAGCAACAGGAGCAGGCTATCGAGGACTTCGAAGCCGACGCCGAGGTCGAACGGGAGAAGGCCGAGCTGCTGTACGCCAACTACGACCTCGTCGACGACGTGCTCTCGACGGTGCAGGCCGCCCGCCAGGACGACGTGTCCTGGGACGACATCGAGGCGAAGTTTGACGAGGGGGCCGACCGCGGCATCGCGGCCGCCGAAGCAGTTGTCTCGCTTGACGGGAGCGAGGGGACGGTGACCCTCGACATCGACGGGACGCGGGTCACAGTGGACGCCTTCACCGGCGTCGAGAAGAACGCCGACGAACTGTACAAGGAGGCCAAACGCATCGAGGAGAAGAAGGAGGGCGCGCTCGCTGCCATCGAGAACACCCGCGAGGACCTCGAAGCGGTCAAAGAGCGGCGCGAGGAGTGGGAGGCCGACGACGGCGAGGACGAAGCCGATAACGACGAGGCCGAGGACGAACCGACGGACTGGCTCTCGATGCAGTCCATTCCGACCCGGTCGACCGAGCGCTGGTACGAGCAGTTCCGCTGGTTCCACACCTCGGACGGCTTCCTCGTCATCGGCGGCCGCGACGCCGACGACAACGAAGAACTCGTCCAGAAGTATCTGGAGGGCGGTGACAAGTTCTTCCACGCGCAGGCCCACGGCGGCCCGGTCACGGTGCTCAAGGCCACCGGTCCCAGTGAGCCGTCCAAGGAGGTTGAGTTCCCGCAGTCGTCACTGGACCAGGCCGCCCAGTTCGCGGTCTCGTACTCCTCGGTCTGGAAAGACGGGAAGTTCGCCGGCGACGTGTACATGGTCGACCCCGACCAGGTGTCGAAAACGCCGGAAAGCGGCGAGTATCTGGAGAAGGGCGGCTTCGCCGTCCGCGGCGACCGGACGTACTTCGAGGGCACGCCGGCCGGCGTCGCCGTCGGTATCACCTGCGACGACGAGACGCGGGTCATCGGTGGCCCGCCGGCGGCTATCGAGGGACAGGCCGCGACGAGCATCACCGTTGAACCGGGCCAGTACGCCCAGAACGATATCGCCAAGCGCCTCTACCGCGAGTTCAAGGAGCGGTTCGCCGACGAGACGTTCGTCCGCAAGGTCGCCAGCCCGGACCAGATACAGGAGTTCCTGCCGCCCGGCGGCAGTCGGATGACTGAGGATTGA